The genomic window AAGagatcaatcaatcaagcagCATCTCACCAACACAACAAACATATGCCTGGTGAACAAACACATATAACACAGCTTTGTTAAACATGCACGCAAACATTGCAGCTCACAACAAGGTGTAGTAAGACATCCCAGAAATATTCTTCATCGTATATGTAGAACCATCAGCGACACAAGATCCAACTCCATACCATTAAATTGACAGAAACAAGTCCACTAGGCTTGCCAACATTTAGATTTAGGTACCACCGGCAACATCAACACATTTCATAAACCAAACCTAATGATAGAACAGGTCTTGCACAAAAGCATCAGTTGAACCTTCCTCTGTACATAAGTAATAACCAGCTCCAAATCTTTTCAATAGCTTTCCAGGATAAGATGAACCTACTGCTACCGCTGCATCAAAAATCTATGTCCACAGCCCGAGAGCCAATCAAAGTCTAAGTAGTCAATCCTCGTCGACGACATCCACCAGCTCATACTCGACCAGCGACACGTTGTTGTCTTCCTTGACTTGAAAGCTGGCAGGGTCCGTCACCTCGATCCGGCCCCATTTGTCAACTGCCAGCCTCATGGTCCCCTTGAACATGTCAATCTTGGCATTGCGGAAGATGACCGTGGTGCCTGGCTTCACCAAGTCAACTGTTGACACGAAAAAAGGATAGGGCTTACTTAGATGGATGAGACACACACCACAGCTTTTGAACAAAAAAGCGAAGTGATTATAATGATAGTAAGTGACTAGCACATATCCATCATCGACCAAGATCAATTAACGGGCATAATATAGAAAAGTAAACATACACCATTATTATGTAATGAAGTGAATAGGAACGTGAGGCAGTGTTTCAGATCAGAAAGCAATAAGAAACACATATCACTTTCCATCAATGTGGTATAGAAATAATAAGATGAGACACCAGAAATATTTGTCTCCTTCATTGCCTAGGGACACACGCGGTATATGTGTTGCATCAAGTGCAATTTAAGTTACATTAGAAAAAAACTGTGATCCTTGAGCAGTGGCGGAGCATGGGTCTCCACAATGGTGGTTCAGACTTAGTATATGGCAAACCAATAAAGCCAAAGGCACATTGAAACAAGTCAATGAATGGAATGATTCAATTGGCATACAAAAGttcaatggtttttttttctggcataAGCTTCTTGTTTCAGTATATAAGGGTATATAATGGGTGTTGTGCCGCCAATTTGCTTGAGCAAAGGATACATGAGAGGTTGCAGTTGAATACTGTAATGAATAAGGAAgtaggaggggagaggagaggacctTGTTGGTTGCGGGCGGTGAAGAGGACGGTGCCGGTGTTGTCGCCGACGAGGCACTCAGCGAGACGAGCGCGGGGAGGAGGGTTGTCGAGGATGATGCGGGCGGAGAGGACGCGGGCGGTGAGGGTGTGGCCGTGGCTCTGGGGCCGCAGCCGCTCCACGGTGGTGAACACCGGTTTACGCAGTTGCTGCGGCGGCCgtgcgggagcgggagcggatGGCGAGGGGTTGGGTGCGCGGGGGCGCGGCACGtaggagggagcggcgccgccgcgacggccgtAGGGGCGACCGGTGGAAGACATGGCCGGCAATCTCTCCGAATCTTCTTCTTGTTGGATTGGAATCGGaaagccgcagccgccgccgccgccgccgccgcctaaaCCCTAGCAGCACAGCacagcagagcagagcagctaGTATTCCCAGAGTATGATTT from Oryza glaberrima chromosome 6, OglaRS2, whole genome shotgun sequence includes these protein-coding regions:
- the LOC127776430 gene encoding uncharacterized protein At4g28440-like, with the translated sequence MSSTGRPYGRRGGAAPSYVPRPRAPNPSPSAPAPARPPQQLRKPVFTTVERLRPQSHGHTLTARVLSARIILDNPPPRARLAECLVGDNTGTVLFTARNQQVDLVKPGTTVIFRNAKIDMFKGTMRLAVDKWGRIEVTDPASFQVKEDNNVSLVEYELVDVVDED